The following proteins come from a genomic window of Diadema setosum chromosome 20, eeDiaSeto1, whole genome shotgun sequence:
- the LOC140243772 gene encoding glycoprotein-N-acetylgalactosamine 3-beta-galactosyltransferase 1-like: MECKCLPFFLGILSGALFAVSFVQYQGYSNPTPTSFLDYAEGGTSFYFVSLRGRNEISQARDNVDGGDARRSVEDILDMRRREVDEDVPQEETGHRLLDESGSERRVKREPKQGVLDGAVQTLDKELLASADFDPLQNANLLRSKAKIMCLVTLEQSTASRFGKPVQNTWLRHCNGILVMSNVPQSGGSTVVNVGIKGGESYRWSRTRLSLKHVHDKFLNHYDWFLKVPPDGFAVLENLRYLVLRYRASVNGYMGHVFKGPKGGGSVIILSREALKLIRPHLDSCTPSYFGGADDGEVLETCFRSLDVIASMDGRDSAGRYRSQMRVPKLNLPYGATGRREWKWRDIIHPELKVPECCRDYTVAFHHVDPTELYLLEFMVYHMRPFGIGHYNCSRSSTPVS, translated from the exons ATGGAATGCAAATGCCTGCCGTTCTTTTTGGGGATTCTGTCAGGGGCCCTGTTTGCTGTTAGCTTCGTGCAGTACCAGGGCTACTCCAACCCCACTCCAACATCCTTCTTGGACTATGCCGAGGGGGGTACCAGTTTCTACTTTGTCTCCTTGCGGGGGAGGAATGAGATCTCACAGGCGCGGGATAATGTCGACGGAGGTGATGCTCGTCGGAGCGTTGAGGATATTCTTGACATGAGGAGGCGGGAGGTTGATGAGGATGTTCCACAAGAGGAAACAGGACACCGGTTACTTGACGAGAGTGGCTCAGAAAGGAGAGTTAAAAGAGAACCCAAACAAGGTGTATTGGATGGGGCTGTGCAAACACTGGATAAGGAGCTCCTTGCATCTGCAGATTTTGATCCACTTCAAAATGCAAATTTGCTGAGAAGCAAGGCAAAAATCATGTGTCTGGTCACTCTGGAGCAGAGTACCGCATCTCGCTTTGGCAAACCCGTACAGAACACGTGGCTGAGACACTGCAACGGAATACTAGTGATGAGCAATGTACCACAGAGTGGGGGGAGCACAGTTGTCAATGTGGGCATAAAAGGGGGCGAGAGCTACAGGTGGTCCCGCACCAGACTCTCTCTCAAACATGTCCACGATAAGTTCCTCAATCACTACGACTGGTTCCTCAAGGTACCGCCGGATGGCTTCGCAGTGCTGGAAAACCTCCGTTACCTCGTGCTGAGGTATCGAGCCAGTGTAAACGGTTACATGGGACACGTATTCAAGGGACCCAAAGGCGGCGGCTCCGTGATCATCCTGAGCCGGGAGGCACTGAAACTCATACGCCCTCACCTGGACTCCTGCACCCCGAGCTACTTTGGTGGGGCAGACGACGGAGAAGTCCTGGAGACTTGCTTCAGGAGTCTTGACGTCATTGCATCCATGGATGGGCGGGACTCTGCAGGACGGTATCGTTCCCAGATGAGGGTCCCCAAACTGAACCTCCCCTATGGTGCCACTGGTCGCCGCGAGTGGAAGTGGAGGGACATCATTCATCCTGAGCTTAAG GTGCCAGAGTGTTGCAGGGACTACACTGTTGCCTTCCATCATGTGGATCCCACAGAGTTGTACCTCCTGGAGTTCATGGTCTACCACATGCGCCCCTTTGGGATCGGTCACTACAACTGCAGCAGATCATCAACCCCAGTCAGCTGA